A stretch of Paenibacillus mucilaginosus 3016 DNA encodes these proteins:
- a CDS encoding SulP family inorganic anion transporter — translation MLAPQLKNHWFSNTRADLLSGITVALALIPEAIAFSIIAGVDPMVGLYASFSIAVLVSIFGGRPAMISAATGAMALLMVNLVKDHGMEYLFAATVLAGILQWFMGVLKLGRFITFVPHSVMTGFVNALAILIFMAQLVHFTGQGWLMYALVGLTLVIIYGLPRITKAIPSALAAIIIVSVLVISLGLDVRTVGDMGEITNAPPVFHLPQVPLTMEMLAIIFPYSLSLAVVGILESLLTATLLDDMTGTRSDKNREVRGQGIANIATGFFGGMAGCAMIGQSVINVKSGGRTRLSTFVAGAFLLFLIMVLGSVVKQIPMAALVGVMFMVSFGTFDWSSLRNIRTIPYSDSLVMLVTVVIVVATHDLSKGVFAGVILSAVIFAWRMARIRTTSHTDAKGVKIYTVHGQLFFGTVSGFLEGFDAENDPRQVVIDFSHSHLWDHSAVNALAKVKAKYESAGKSVKLAGLNEESQGLLKRTGLGTSGAH, via the coding sequence TTGCTTGCCCCACAACTGAAAAATCACTGGTTCAGCAATACCCGCGCGGATCTCCTGTCCGGCATTACGGTAGCGCTGGCCCTCATCCCCGAAGCCATCGCCTTCTCCATCATCGCCGGCGTGGACCCGATGGTAGGTCTCTATGCTTCGTTCAGCATTGCCGTCCTCGTCTCGATCTTCGGAGGGCGGCCTGCCATGATCTCGGCCGCAACAGGGGCCATGGCGCTGCTCATGGTGAATCTCGTGAAGGATCACGGTATGGAGTACCTGTTCGCAGCAACCGTGCTGGCCGGCATCCTCCAATGGTTCATGGGGGTACTGAAGCTCGGCCGATTCATCACCTTCGTCCCCCATTCGGTCATGACCGGTTTCGTGAACGCGCTGGCGATCCTGATCTTCATGGCTCAGCTCGTGCACTTCACCGGACAGGGATGGCTGATGTATGCCCTTGTCGGTCTGACGCTGGTCATCATTTATGGGCTGCCTCGCATCACCAAGGCGATCCCTTCGGCTCTGGCCGCTATCATTATTGTATCTGTACTGGTCATTTCGCTTGGCCTAGACGTCAGAACTGTAGGTGATATGGGCGAGATCACGAACGCACCGCCCGTCTTCCATCTCCCCCAGGTTCCCCTGACGATGGAGATGCTGGCGATCATCTTCCCCTACAGCCTGTCTCTGGCGGTCGTAGGGATCCTCGAGTCGCTGCTGACCGCCACCCTGCTAGACGACATGACGGGCACGCGCAGCGACAAGAACCGGGAAGTCCGCGGCCAGGGGATTGCCAATATCGCCACCGGCTTCTTCGGCGGCATGGCCGGCTGCGCGATGATCGGCCAATCGGTCATTAACGTCAAATCCGGCGGGCGGACCCGCTTATCCACTTTCGTGGCCGGCGCCTTCCTGCTCTTCCTCATCATGGTGCTCGGCAGCGTGGTGAAGCAGATTCCGATGGCCGCGCTTGTCGGCGTCATGTTCATGGTGTCCTTCGGCACCTTCGACTGGTCCTCCCTACGGAATATCCGGACTATTCCGTACAGCGACTCGCTCGTCATGCTGGTCACCGTAGTCATTGTCGTCGCCACGCACGATCTGTCCAAGGGCGTCTTCGCAGGCGTCATACTCAGCGCCGTTATCTTCGCCTGGAGAATGGCCCGCATCCGGACAACGAGCCATACCGATGCCAAGGGCGTCAAGATTTATACCGTCCACGGCCAGCTGTTCTTCGGTACCGTCTCGGGCTTCCTCGAAGGCTTCGATGCGGAGAACGACCCCCGTCAGGTTGTGATCGACTTCTCGCATTCGCACCTGTGGGATCACTCGGCCGTGAACGCCCTGGCCAAGGTGAAAGCCAAGTACGAAAGCGCCGGCAAAAGCGTGAAGCTCGCCGGACTCAATGAAGAGAGCCAGGGGCTGCTGAAGCGCACCGGCCTAGGGACCTCCGGCGCCCACTGA
- a CDS encoding ABC transporter permease, with amino-acid sequence MRTGDYLRLGWDQLRRRIVVTLLCAMGLAIGSSSIIVALAFGESIQTLARNSMNQFLSMDEILVAPGDSTEGSAESGAGELTQTKIGVIRGLPHVKAVASFQTLNGLPFELGGKRGFLNEVHITELDTLQDFGIEFGQGGGSLEGENAIVLTYGATMGLLDANTSASIAKQARSGQQREAQAAWRSYQLIPYPMYQKQLLLKPEAPSAAVGMAGQAAGSVVSLHARVAGIIKKPEGASEEAASRQKTAYVSPKLGEQLLEALERAGDESAKAIRRTGGTTFSQVKIKADDVANVKALEEMLKKLNLNVQTNLHYEERMKQEFLMIRLIFAGAGLFILFVASISIVVAMTMSTYQRRRQIGIMKVLGANLRQIRHMFMVESALLGLVGGCIGILFSYWVIWGINIALLKLADVPGEETLFISPWILPVGLFFAVLTGVLSGIYPAVNASRTDALTAIKRD; translated from the coding sequence ATGAGAACGGGCGATTATCTGCGCCTCGGGTGGGATCAGCTGCGGCGGCGCATCGTCGTCACCCTGCTGTGCGCGATGGGGCTGGCGATCGGCTCCTCCTCCATTATCGTGGCGCTGGCCTTCGGCGAATCGATCCAGACCCTCGCCCGCAATTCGATGAACCAGTTCCTGAGCATGGACGAGATCCTGGTTGCGCCGGGCGACAGCACCGAAGGTTCGGCCGAGTCCGGGGCAGGCGAGCTTACGCAGACCAAGATCGGGGTCATCCGCGGACTGCCCCACGTGAAGGCGGTCGCCTCCTTCCAGACCCTGAACGGCCTTCCCTTCGAGCTGGGGGGCAAGCGGGGGTTCCTGAATGAGGTCCATATTACCGAGCTGGATACGCTTCAGGACTTCGGCATCGAATTCGGGCAGGGCGGCGGCTCACTGGAGGGGGAGAATGCAATCGTGCTCACCTATGGCGCGACCATGGGGCTGCTTGACGCGAACACCTCAGCGTCCATCGCGAAGCAGGCACGCAGCGGACAGCAGCGGGAAGCCCAGGCCGCCTGGCGCAGTTATCAGCTTATCCCCTATCCCATGTACCAGAAGCAGCTGCTGCTGAAGCCGGAAGCCCCCTCTGCAGCGGTCGGCATGGCGGGCCAGGCGGCCGGCAGCGTGGTCTCCCTGCACGCCAGAGTGGCAGGCATTATCAAGAAGCCCGAGGGCGCCTCCGAGGAGGCCGCTTCCCGGCAAAAAACGGCCTATGTCTCCCCGAAACTCGGAGAGCAGCTGCTCGAAGCACTGGAGCGCGCCGGAGACGAAAGCGCGAAAGCCATCCGCCGCACGGGCGGCACCACCTTCAGCCAGGTCAAGATCAAGGCGGATGACGTCGCGAATGTGAAGGCTCTGGAAGAGATGCTGAAGAAGCTGAACCTGAACGTGCAGACCAACCTTCACTACGAGGAGCGGATGAAGCAGGAGTTTCTGATGATCCGTCTGATTTTTGCGGGGGCCGGCCTGTTCATCCTCTTCGTCGCTTCCATCTCCATCGTGGTGGCCATGACGATGTCCACCTACCAGCGCCGTCGGCAGATCGGGATCATGAAGGTGCTCGGAGCCAATCTTCGGCAGATCCGGCACATGTTCATGGTAGAGTCCGCCCTTCTGGGGCTTGTCGGCGGATGCATCGGCATCCTGTTCTCTTACTGGGTCATCTGGGGCATCAACATTGCCCTGCTGAAGCTGGCGGACGTCCCCGGCGAGGAGACGCTCTTCATCTCTCCGTGGATTCTCCCGGTAGGCTTGTTCTTCGCGGTGCTGACCGGCGTGCTCTCCGGGATCTACCCGGCCGTCAACGCCTCCCGTACCGATGCCCTGACCGCGATCAAACGCGACTGA
- a CDS encoding efflux RND transporter periplasmic adaptor subunit — protein sequence MSKKKWLAGAAAVLALGVTGLLYSLSHPPGDRQAAPAAAPAITFPVTREDIVSTVEVKGKSSYQQESYVNAPFGAEVKTWAVKDGAQVAKGDLLFRLDDTLLRNEIAELQTGAKKQELESRLARFRQSAQGTQAEAAGLSEAEAKERFADAESLRITQEIGALTLEHTRAQLAEKMSKLNGAAYYAPEAGIFLFDDTKEPESVKEHERIGRIVDVTKLQLICMVSEFDLFRIQEGLPAEVQVDALKDVKLKGKIERLSKFAQAADSGSSSGTAGTTTAAPFEVVVSLEPHERLIAGLSLTATIETGRKSGVLTVPTLAVQRDKEGPYVMIRGAQGAAERRAVKPGLETPEKTEIMEGVSEGETVVLQ from the coding sequence ATGAGCAAAAAGAAATGGCTGGCGGGAGCCGCCGCCGTCCTTGCGCTGGGCGTCACCGGCCTGCTCTACAGCCTGAGCCATCCTCCGGGCGACCGGCAGGCCGCTCCCGCCGCCGCTCCGGCCATTACCTTCCCCGTTACGAGGGAAGACATCGTCTCCACCGTGGAGGTGAAGGGCAAATCCTCCTACCAGCAGGAGTCCTATGTCAATGCCCCCTTCGGAGCGGAAGTGAAGACCTGGGCGGTGAAGGACGGGGCCCAGGTGGCCAAGGGTGATCTGCTGTTCCGCCTGGACGATACCCTGCTGCGCAATGAAATCGCAGAGCTGCAGACCGGCGCGAAGAAGCAGGAGCTCGAGAGCCGGCTCGCCCGGTTCCGCCAGTCGGCCCAGGGCACTCAGGCGGAAGCCGCAGGACTCTCCGAAGCGGAGGCCAAAGAGCGGTTCGCCGATGCCGAGAGCTTGCGCATCACCCAGGAGATCGGGGCGCTGACCCTGGAGCATACCCGGGCTCAGCTGGCGGAGAAGATGAGCAAGCTGAACGGGGCGGCTTATTATGCGCCCGAAGCCGGCATCTTCCTCTTCGACGATACGAAGGAGCCCGAATCGGTCAAAGAGCACGAGCGCATCGGCCGCATCGTCGACGTGACGAAGCTGCAGCTGATCTGCATGGTCAGCGAGTTCGACCTGTTCCGCATCCAGGAAGGGCTGCCGGCTGAAGTACAGGTCGACGCCTTGAAGGATGTGAAGCTGAAGGGCAAAATCGAACGCCTCTCCAAATTCGCGCAGGCCGCAGACAGCGGCAGCTCTTCGGGAACGGCAGGCACAACTACGGCGGCACCGTTCGAGGTCGTCGTCTCGCTGGAGCCCCATGAGCGGCTGATCGCCGGCCTCAGCCTTACCGCTACGATCGAGACCGGGCGCAAGAGCGGCGTGCTCACGGTCCCCACACTGGCCGTCCAGCGCGACAAGGAAGGCCCCTATGTCATGATCCGGGGAGCGCAGGGGGCCGCCGAACGCCGGGCGGTCAAGCCAGGGCTGGAGACACCGGAGAAGACGGAGATCATGGAAGGCGTCTCGGAGGGGGAAACCGTGGTGCTGCAGTAG
- a CDS encoding NADPH-dependent FMN reductase, with amino-acid sequence MKITIVTGSNRKDASSTQLSRYIGRVLEESGCEVTLFDLYERPLPFYSPDTAGGDANLAAFRKALNEAEGIVLSTPEYHGSLSGVLKNALDWVGFDQFDGKVTLSVSSAGGAVGVSSLQQLQTIVRNVHGINCPEWISVGGSQRDFAADGEPADGKTRERVLRTVQYFVGMVERFKK; translated from the coding sequence ATGAAGATTACGATCGTAACGGGAAGCAACCGCAAAGACGCCTCGAGCACCCAGCTCAGCCGCTATATCGGCAGAGTGCTGGAAGAATCCGGCTGCGAGGTCACGCTGTTCGATCTTTACGAGCGGCCGCTGCCGTTCTACAGCCCGGATACGGCCGGAGGGGACGCCAACCTGGCGGCCTTCCGGAAGGCGCTTAACGAGGCCGAGGGCATTGTGCTTTCCACGCCGGAGTACCATGGCAGCCTGTCGGGCGTACTCAAGAATGCGCTGGATTGGGTGGGCTTCGACCAGTTTGACGGCAAAGTGACGCTCTCCGTCTCCTCTGCGGGCGGAGCGGTAGGCGTCAGCTCCCTGCAGCAGCTGCAGACGATCGTCCGCAACGTGCACGGGATCAACTGCCCCGAGTGGATCTCGGTCGGCGGTTCCCAGCGCGATTTTGCCGCAGACGGTGAACCGGCCGACGGCAAGACGCGGGAGCGGGTGCTCCGTACGGTGCAGTATTTCGTAGGCATGGTGGAACGCTTCAAGAAGTAA
- a CDS encoding ABC transporter ATP-binding protein, with protein sequence MLAVRGLSHSFTNGTETTPVLQQIDFEVEAGGLVSLLGSSGSGKSTLLNLMAGLMKPTTGSILINGEAIERMNENRLAEFRRSQIGFIFQSYELIPHLTVRENVELPLVFQGVRPKVRREKADSLLTRVGIGDKGALFPSQLSGGQQQRVSIARSLVTEPAIVFADEPTGNLDTKTEEEIIALLLELNGTLGLTFVIVTHELEVAKRTRRVIHLRDGRLVEDRRQEVTPP encoded by the coding sequence GTGTTAGCCGTACGAGGATTATCCCATAGCTTCACGAACGGCACCGAAACGACCCCCGTGCTGCAGCAGATCGACTTCGAAGTGGAAGCGGGCGGTCTGGTGTCGCTGCTCGGCAGCTCCGGCTCCGGCAAATCGACGCTGCTGAACCTCATGGCCGGTCTGATGAAACCGACAACCGGCTCCATCCTCATCAACGGGGAGGCCATCGAGCGCATGAACGAGAATCGTCTTGCCGAGTTCCGGCGGTCGCAGATCGGCTTTATCTTTCAATCTTACGAGCTCATCCCCCATCTGACCGTAAGGGAGAATGTCGAGCTCCCTCTCGTCTTCCAGGGCGTCAGACCGAAAGTGCGGCGGGAGAAGGCCGACAGCCTGCTGACGCGTGTCGGCATCGGGGACAAGGGCGCGCTCTTCCCCTCGCAGCTCTCGGGAGGCCAGCAGCAGCGCGTCTCCATCGCCCGCTCGCTCGTGACGGAGCCTGCGATCGTCTTCGCGGACGAGCCGACCGGTAACCTGGATACGAAGACGGAGGAAGAGATCATCGCCTTGCTCCTGGAGTTGAACGGGACGCTCGGGCTCACCTTCGTGATCGTCACTCACGAGCTGGAGGTTGCGAAGCGGACCCGGCGCGTGATCCATCTACGTGACGGACGGCTCGTGGAAGACCGCCGTCAGGAGGTGACGCCGCCATGA
- a CDS encoding MFS transporter: MTVAVITSYFPLYFQSKGFSTIQIGLLYSVGPMIGIASNLFWGVMSDRFRTVKKVLVLILIGQLTMAFLVFRSDAFGLLMLLMGAFFFFQTPMTSLSDSLSLLTASRTGKSYASFRVWGSIGFAFAALVFGQLLRSYGAGLTVVLVLGTIFCSLALSLFLKDAREAGVKKPDFSGLMPIISSRPFVAFMLTVLVLSVAHRMNDGFLALFLQRLGADASIVGNSWMASALSEIPVFFLLSKYGHKLKELPLLAVCAAMYALRFLLMSQVENPQWVIVIQLMHSVSFGIFLFTCIRYIQSVVPDQFRASGQALFAITWSGLAGLLSGLLGGWLFNNWSPHAMYGAASALALLGMLGFLVLHAKTRDSSLEAEMQRGER, from the coding sequence ATGACCGTGGCCGTGATTACGTCCTACTTCCCGCTCTACTTCCAGTCCAAGGGCTTCTCTACCATCCAGATCGGGCTCCTGTACTCCGTTGGCCCCATGATCGGCATCGCCTCGAACCTGTTCTGGGGGGTGATGAGCGACCGCTTCCGGACGGTGAAGAAGGTGCTCGTCCTTATCCTGATCGGCCAGCTCACGATGGCCTTCCTGGTGTTCCGGTCCGACGCGTTCGGCCTGCTCATGCTGCTCATGGGCGCGTTCTTCTTCTTCCAGACGCCGATGACCTCGCTGAGCGACTCGCTGTCCCTGCTGACCGCAAGCCGGACAGGCAAAAGCTACGCCTCGTTCCGCGTCTGGGGCTCGATCGGCTTCGCCTTCGCCGCGCTGGTCTTCGGCCAGCTGCTGCGAAGCTATGGCGCCGGTCTTACCGTCGTCCTCGTGCTCGGCACCATCTTCTGCTCGCTGGCCCTCTCGCTCTTCCTGAAGGATGCCAGGGAAGCGGGCGTCAAGAAGCCGGATTTCTCGGGCCTCATGCCGATCATCAGCTCCCGGCCCTTCGTGGCGTTCATGCTGACCGTGCTCGTGCTCTCGGTCGCCCACCGGATGAACGACGGCTTCCTCGCCCTGTTCCTGCAGCGGCTCGGGGCCGATGCGTCCATCGTAGGGAACTCGTGGATGGCCTCTGCGCTCAGCGAGATTCCCGTGTTCTTCCTGCTGAGCAAGTACGGCCACAAGCTGAAGGAGCTCCCGCTGCTTGCCGTATGCGCGGCGATGTACGCACTTCGATTCCTGCTCATGAGCCAGGTGGAGAACCCGCAGTGGGTGATCGTCATCCAGCTCATGCACTCGGTCTCCTTCGGCATCTTCCTCTTCACCTGCATCCGCTACATCCAGAGCGTGGTTCCGGACCAGTTCCGCGCAAGCGGACAGGCGCTCTTCGCCATCACCTGGTCCGGGCTCGCCGGGCTGCTCAGCGGCCTGCTGGGCGGCTGGCTGTTCAATAACTGGAGCCCCCACGCGATGTACGGCGCCGCCTCCGCCCTGGCTCTCCTCGGCATGCTGGGCTTCCTTGTCCTTCATGCGAAGACAAGAGACAGCTCGCTGGAAGCGGAGATGCAGCGCGGGGAGCGGTAA
- a CDS encoding DUF3906 family protein produces MFMYKIEVELHEETVFVVLMAEDDAQAFDALEETLVRHYAPSPDVVDASILEKKRAVKGSAYVIEPRIKGEQGTD; encoded by the coding sequence ATGTTTATGTACAAGATCGAAGTCGAATTGCACGAGGAAACGGTATTTGTGGTGCTGATGGCGGAGGATGACGCGCAGGCTTTCGATGCTTTGGAAGAAACACTGGTCCGTCATTACGCGCCCAGCCCGGATGTGGTGGATGCCAGCATTCTGGAGAAAAAACGGGCGGTGAAGGGATCTGCCTACGTGATCGAGCCCCGGATCAAGGGGGAGCAAGGAACGGATTGA
- a CDS encoding class I SAM-dependent methyltransferase — MTMNHEAQEPQAPEKKPVYEQAGVAMTCRSYDEYVRMFSLPDELLEAGPILDVAAGASSFVAEACRRGLHASAADPLYAMTADEIAEHGSREISVSTEKLGKLQHLFDWSVLRGPASPPGEREASLLRFTEDFAALKDQGRYVSAMLPHLPFADASFSLVLCSHFLFLYQEQFDYEFHLHAVKELFRVCRPGGEVRIYPVYSLKWERYAELDRLMDALADEGAEAELLPSGLPFIPGSGELLRLRKPSV, encoded by the coding sequence ATGACCATGAACCATGAAGCACAGGAACCGCAGGCCCCGGAGAAGAAGCCGGTGTATGAGCAGGCGGGAGTTGCCATGACCTGCCGGTCATACGATGAATACGTGAGGATGTTTTCGCTGCCTGATGAGCTGCTGGAAGCGGGACCGATTCTGGATGTGGCCGCCGGTGCCTCCTCGTTCGTCGCCGAAGCCTGCCGCCGCGGACTCCATGCGTCGGCCGCCGACCCGCTGTATGCGATGACGGCGGATGAGATCGCGGAGCACGGGAGCCGGGAGATCAGCGTATCGACAGAGAAGCTGGGGAAGCTGCAGCATCTCTTCGACTGGAGCGTACTACGGGGACCTGCATCGCCACCGGGCGAACGGGAAGCGTCCCTGCTTCGGTTTACGGAGGACTTTGCGGCCCTCAAGGATCAAGGGCGTTATGTGTCTGCGATGCTGCCCCATCTGCCCTTTGCGGACGCGAGCTTTTCCCTTGTGCTCTGCAGCCACTTTCTGTTCCTGTATCAGGAGCAGTTCGATTATGAGTTTCACCTGCACGCCGTGAAGGAATTGTTCCGGGTATGCCGGCCGGGTGGAGAGGTGCGGATTTATCCCGTGTACTCGCTGAAATGGGAGCGTTACGCGGAGCTCGATCGCTTGATGGACGCACTTGCGGATGAGGGGGCCGAGGCGGAACTGCTGCCCTCGGGCCTGCCGTTTATCCCCGGTTCCGGCGAGCTTTTGCGGCTTCGCAAGCCCTCTGTATAA
- a CDS encoding cold-shock protein codes for MKGTVKWFNAEKGYGFISVDGGDDVFVHFSAIQGEGFKTLEEGQSVEFEIVQGNRGPQAANVHKL; via the coding sequence TTGAAGGGTACAGTAAAATGGTTTAACGCAGAAAAAGGTTACGGCTTCATCTCTGTTGACGGTGGCGACGATGTATTCGTACACTTCTCCGCTATCCAAGGCGAAGGCTTCAAGACGCTGGAAGAAGGCCAATCGGTTGAGTTCGAAATCGTTCAAGGCAACCGCGGTCCACAAGCAGCTAACGTTCACAAACTGTAA
- a CDS encoding tetraprenyl-beta-curcumene synthase family protein — MLRVYRYVLPGVREQLKHWRTRAQAIPDAELRRQALASMACKQFHCEGGAVYAVANMSMRHVLIPLIVALQTISDYLDNLCDRSTSLDPEDFRQLHQSMLDAVDPSEPLHEYYAFRSEREDGGYLNDLVKTCQASIRLLPSYALVAGQVRELVGLYCDLQVYKHIRPDLREDSLLRWWEGHRNRYPSIAWNEFAAATGSTLGMFMLFLAASESELAPQTVEEIRETYFPYICGLHILLDYLIDQEEDEAGGDLNFCSYYAGMTQTVERIAAIVTEARRRSRRLDHAAFHGMIIEGLLALYLSDPKVSKQAQVKQVSRQLMKDSPLMRIFFFVNSLWIRRTSQA, encoded by the coding sequence ATGCTCCGGGTATACCGCTACGTGCTCCCGGGCGTCAGGGAGCAGCTGAAGCACTGGCGTACGCGCGCCCAGGCGATTCCCGATGCGGAGCTTCGCCGGCAGGCGCTCGCTTCCATGGCCTGCAAGCAGTTCCACTGCGAAGGGGGCGCCGTCTATGCCGTCGCCAACATGTCGATGCGGCATGTGCTCATTCCGCTCATCGTCGCTCTGCAGACGATCAGCGATTACCTCGACAACCTGTGCGACCGCAGCACCTCGCTCGATCCGGAGGATTTCCGGCAGCTTCACCAGTCGATGCTCGATGCGGTAGACCCTTCGGAACCGCTGCATGAGTACTATGCCTTTCGCAGCGAGCGGGAGGACGGCGGGTATCTGAACGATCTCGTCAAAACATGCCAGGCCAGCATCCGGCTGTTGCCTTCCTATGCCCTTGTGGCGGGTCAGGTCCGGGAGCTGGTGGGTCTGTACTGCGATCTGCAGGTGTATAAGCATATCCGGCCCGACCTGCGCGAAGACTCGCTGCTCCGGTGGTGGGAAGGGCACCGAAACCGGTATCCGTCCATCGCATGGAACGAGTTCGCGGCGGCCACCGGGTCGACGCTCGGCATGTTCATGCTGTTCCTCGCGGCCTCGGAGAGCGAGCTGGCACCGCAGACCGTGGAGGAGATCCGCGAGACGTATTTTCCATACATATGCGGGCTGCACATCCTGCTCGACTACCTGATCGACCAGGAGGAGGACGAGGCCGGAGGGGATCTCAACTTCTGCAGCTATTACGCCGGCATGACGCAGACGGTGGAGCGGATTGCCGCCATCGTAACGGAGGCACGGCGCCGGTCCCGCAGACTCGATCACGCCGCTTTTCACGGCATGATCATCGAAGGGCTGCTGGCCCTGTACCTCTCCGATCCCAAAGTAAGCAAGCAGGCCCAGGTCAAACAGGTGTCCCGGCAGCTCATGAAGGACAGCCCGCTCATGCGGATTTTCTTCTTCGTGAACAGCCTGTGGATCCGCCGGACGTCCCAGGCCTGA
- the pfkA gene encoding 6-phosphofructokinase: protein MSVKKIAVLTSGGDSQGMNAAVRAVVRSGLFHGLEVFAVQRGYAGLINDDIRPMDLRSVGDIIQRGGTVLQTARCKEFLTPEGQQLGADNLRKHGIDGLVVIGGDGSYQGANKLSKLGIKTMGLPGTIDNDIPFTDFTIGFDTAVSIVVDAINKLRDTMSSHERSSIVEVMGRHCGDIALYAGLASGAETIIVPEVGYDMDEISNRMAENFAQGKRHSIIIVAEGVCGGDEIAAEITKRNGIEPRVTVLGHIQRGGAPTHNDRILASSLGDFAVRKLIEGDSGKACGIIKGELTVTDIDKVVNTKKPFNMELYELAKRLSQ, encoded by the coding sequence ATGTCAGTTAAAAAGATTGCAGTACTCACCAGCGGCGGCGATTCCCAGGGGATGAACGCAGCCGTCCGCGCCGTTGTGCGCAGCGGCCTGTTCCACGGCCTCGAAGTGTTCGCCGTCCAGCGCGGTTACGCGGGCCTGATCAACGATGACATCCGTCCGATGGACCTGCGCAGCGTCGGCGATATTATCCAGCGCGGCGGCACGGTGCTCCAGACGGCTCGCTGTAAGGAGTTCCTGACGCCGGAAGGACAGCAGCTCGGCGCGGACAACCTGCGCAAGCACGGCATCGACGGACTCGTCGTGATCGGCGGGGACGGCTCGTACCAGGGCGCGAACAAGCTCAGCAAGCTCGGCATCAAGACGATGGGCCTGCCGGGCACCATCGACAACGACATCCCGTTCACGGACTTCACGATCGGCTTCGATACGGCGGTCTCCATCGTGGTCGATGCGATCAACAAGCTGCGTGATACGATGAGCTCGCATGAGCGTTCGTCCATCGTGGAAGTCATGGGCCGCCACTGCGGCGACATCGCCCTGTATGCGGGCCTTGCGAGCGGTGCGGAGACGATCATCGTGCCGGAAGTCGGCTACGATATGGACGAGATCTCGAACCGGATGGCAGAGAACTTCGCCCAGGGCAAGCGCCACAGTATCATCATCGTGGCGGAAGGGGTCTGCGGCGGCGACGAGATCGCGGCGGAGATCACCAAGCGCAACGGCATCGAGCCGCGCGTAACCGTGCTCGGCCATATTCAGCGCGGCGGTGCGCCGACGCATAATGACCGGATCCTCGCGAGCAGCCTCGGCGACTTCGCCGTGCGCAAGCTGATCGAGGGCGACTCGGGCAAGGCCTGCGGCATCATCAAGGGCGAGCTGACCGTGACCGACATCGACAAGGTCGTCAACACGAAGAAGCCGTTCAACATGGAGCTGTACGAGCTCGCGAAGCGTCTGTCCCAATAA
- a CDS encoding nitroreductase family protein, with amino-acid sequence MAFEEFKEVLLDRRSIRKYTEQPVSVEDIREIIDCARYAPSDTNSQTWEFIAVTNKEKIKEIERLTWEQLHRRAAQAEERGLSKEGRLLVKSFGPYATAFSDAPVLIVCLATPYNSKFRERIFDPVQLVDDSVWAEEGIKSSCLAAQNLMLAAHAKGLGTCPMTGPVLLAEEQLREVLDIRPECQVNMVIALGYPSERPARLARKPVDEILTFVE; translated from the coding sequence ATGGCCTTCGAAGAATTCAAAGAAGTGCTTCTCGATCGCCGCAGCATCCGCAAATACACCGAGCAGCCGGTATCCGTCGAGGATATCCGCGAGATTATCGATTGTGCCCGGTACGCGCCAAGCGACACCAACTCCCAGACCTGGGAATTCATCGCGGTCACCAATAAAGAGAAAATCAAGGAAATCGAGCGCCTGACATGGGAGCAGCTTCACCGCAGAGCGGCCCAGGCCGAGGAACGCGGTCTGAGCAAGGAAGGCCGTCTGCTCGTGAAGTCGTTCGGCCCTTATGCCACCGCCTTCTCGGATGCGCCTGTGCTGATCGTCTGCCTGGCTACGCCGTACAACTCCAAGTTCCGCGAGCGGATCTTCGATCCGGTGCAGCTCGTCGACGATTCGGTCTGGGCCGAGGAGGGCATCAAGAGCTCCTGCCTCGCGGCGCAGAACCTGATGCTGGCCGCCCATGCCAAGGGGCTCGGCACCTGCCCGATGACCGGTCCGGTCCTGCTGGCCGAAGAGCAGCTGCGCGAGGTGCTGGACATCCGTCCGGAATGCCAGGTGAACATGGTCATTGCCCTCGGCTATCCGTCCGAGCGTCCGGCCCGTCTGGCCCGCAAGCCGGTCGATGAAATTCTGACCTTTGTGGAATAG